A window from Drosophila nasuta strain 15112-1781.00 chromosome 3, ASM2355853v1, whole genome shotgun sequence encodes these proteins:
- the LOC132790273 gene encoding uncharacterized protein LOC132790273, which produces MAKEPWTIKSWAIVIAVISALYSLIYMGIEISNVMNRIIGPGMLATWTGVYFTNILMNAFFMGRKGDWGKSEVVLWIIVTLVVYILRLVLIDYRKISERQLIFAIAVNVYIPLTFVMKALLYYQVANPTTDISTCLFGGGTNVKSKNIGEVIVEDLSHTLHSTTAPNITDLNNDIEVVCDVNDRPPSYKNVLAGQNTNLLSSKD; this is translated from the exons ATGGCTAAAGAACCATGGACCATCAAGTCGTGGGCAATTGTCATAGCTGTAATTAGCGCGTTATACTCGTTAATCTACATGGGAATCGAAATTTCCAATGTGATGAATCGTATCATTGGGC CTGGGATGTTGGCGACATGGACTGGAGTCTACTTTACGAACATATTGATGAACGCGTTCTTTATGGGAAGAAAAGGCGACTGGGGGAAGAGCGAAGTAGTACTTTGGATTATTGTTACATTAGTTGTGTATATCCTTCGACTTGTGCTCATTGATTATCGAAAGATAAGTGAGAGACAGCTGATATTTGCAATAGCTGTAAATG TTTATATACCATTAACATTCGTTATGAAAGCATTACTGTATTATCAAGTGGCGAATCCAACTACAGACATTAGTACTTGTCTATTTGGAGGAGGAACGAATGTAAAGTCAAAAAATATAGGAGAAGTAATTGTTGAAGATCTGTCACATACTCTTCATTCTACTACAGCCCCAAATATTACCGACTTAAACAATGATATTGAAGTTGTTTGTGATGTCAATGATCGTCCTCCAAGTTACAAAAATGTTCTTGCTGGTCAGAATACAAACTTATTAAGTTCGAAAGATTAA